The following proteins are encoded in a genomic region of Pan troglodytes isolate AG18354 chromosome 2, NHGRI_mPanTro3-v2.0_pri, whole genome shotgun sequence:
- the TFRC gene encoding transferrin receptor protein 1 isoform X3 — protein MDQTKFPIVNAELSFFGHAHLGTGDPYTPGFPSFNHTQFPPSRSSGLPNIPVQTVSRAAAEKLFGNMEGDCPSDWKTDSTCRMVTSESKNVKLTVSNVLKEIKILNIFGVIKGFVEPDHYVVVGAQRDAWGPGAAKSGVGTALLLKLAQMFSDMVLKDGFQPSRSIIFASWSAGDFGSVGATEWLEGYLSSLHLKAFTYINLDKAVLGTSNFKVSASPLLYTLIEKTMQNVKHPVTGQFLYQDSNWASKVEKLTLDNAAFPFLAYSGIPAVSFCFCEDTDYPYLGTTMDTYKELIERIPELNKVARAAAEVAGQFVIKLTHDVELNLDYERYNSQLLSFVRDLNQYRADIKEMGLSLQWLYSARGDFFRATSRLTTDFGNAEKTDRFVMKKLNDRVMRVEYHFLSPYVSPKESPFRHVFWGSGSHTLPALLENLKLRKQNNGAFNETLFRNQLALATWTIQGAANALSGDVWDIDNEF, from the exons ATGGACCAGACTAAATTTCCCATTGTTAACGCAGAACTTTCATTCTTTGGACAT GCTCATCTGGGGACAGGTGACCCTTACACACCTGGATTCCCTTCCTTCAATCACACTCAGTTTCCACCATCTCGGTCATCAGGATTGCCTAATATACCTGTCCAGACAGTCTCCAGAGCTGCTGCAGAAAAGCTGTTTGG GAATATGGAAGGAGACTGTCCCTCTGACTGGAAAACAGACTCTACATGTAGGATGGTAACCTCAGAAAGCAAGAATGTGAAGCTCACTGTGAGCAATGTGCTGAAAGAGATAAAAATTCTTAACATCTTTGGAGTTATTAAAGGCTTTGTAGAACCAG atcacTATGTTGTAGTTGGGGCCCAGAGAGATGCATGGGGCCCTGGAGCTGCAAAATCCGGTGTAGGCACAGCTCTCCTATTGAAACTTGCCCAGATGTTCTCAGATATGGTCTTAAAAG ATGGGTTTCAGCCCAGCAGAAGCATTATCTTTGCCAGTTGGAGTGCTGGAGACTTTGGATCGGTTGGTGCCACTGAATGGCTGGAG GGATACCTTTCGTCCCTGCATTTAAAGGCTTTCACTTACATTAATCTGGATAAAGCGGTTCTTG gTACCAGCAACTTCAAGGTTTCTGCCAGCCCACTGTTGTATACGCTTATTGAGAAAACAATGCAAAAT GTGAAGCATCCGGTTACTGGGCAATTTCTATATCAGGACAGCAACTGGGCCAGCAAAGT TGAGAAACTCACTTTAGACAATGCTGCTTTCCCTTTCCTTGCATATTCTGGAATCCCAgcagtttctttctgtttttgcgAG GACACAGATTATCCTTATTTGGGTACCACCATGGACACCTATAAGGAACTGATTGAGAGGATTCCTGAGTTGAACAAAGTGGCACGAGCAGCTGCAGAGGTCGCTGGTCAGTTCGTGATTAAACTAACCCATGATGTTGAATTGAACCTGGACTATGAGAGGTACAACAGCCAACTGCTTTCATTTGTGAGGGATCTGAACCAATACAGAGCAGACATAAAG GAAATGGGCCTGAGTTTACAGTGGCTGTATTCTGCTCGTGGAGACTTCTTCCGTGCTACTTCCAGACTAACAACAGATTTCGGGAATGCTGAGAAAACAGACAGATTTGTCATGAAGAAACTCAATGATCGTGTCATGAGA GTGGAGTATCACTTCCTCTCTCCCTACGTATCTCCAAAAGAGTCTCCTTTCCGACATGTCTTCTGGGGCTCCGGCTCTCACACGCTGCCAGCTTTACTGGAGAACTTGAAACTGCGTAAACAAAATAACGGTGCTTTTAATGAAACGCTGTTCAGAAACCAGTTGGCTCTAGCTACTTGGACTATTCAGGGAGCTGCAAATGCCCTCTCTGGTGACGTTTGGGACATTGACAATGAGTTTTAA